A single region of the Maniola jurtina chromosome 21, ilManJurt1.1, whole genome shotgun sequence genome encodes:
- the LOC123876300 gene encoding uncharacterized protein LOC123876300 isoform X1, which yields MDHYLTIYRKDYLWPNLPGSTPGLVSRGGLAEVPKLSGQELAFYQACMQYSRPPDCRCPQYSGGEMPQLPPGKEGGWSRNEIMGQMLDPKLYPVRVGAAPEAPTSRYDQPNAFLDKLQSKYPMLYSILQNEASPELKQRIDRDRNKTTYQVDYCESGPGAKFDGLQRAADESGIGPCAQPMRLPGDPCRVGPKPRMTTAKTISKQGAATAGSDPRAKCETTSATPPLGKSEYQDGVSKLGAIIMRDKIHRR from the exons ATGGATCACTATCTGACAATATACAGAAAGGACTATCTTTGGCCCAACTTGCCTGGCTCCACGCCAGGCCTGGTGTCTAGGGGAGGACTCGCTGA GGTTCCAAAACTCTCCGGGCAAGAACTTGCTTTCTACCAAGCATGCATGCAGTACAGTCGGCCGCCAGACTGCAGATGTCCCCAGTACTCTGGAGGAGAGATGCCACAACTGCCTCCTGGGAAAGAAGGAGGATGGAGTAGAAATGAG ATCATGGGGCAAATGTTGGATCCAAAACTTTATCCAGTCCGTGTGGGAGCAGCCCCTGAAGCGCCAACGTCGCGTTACGACCAACCAAATGCTTTCTTAGATAag CTCCAGTCCAAATACCCGATGCTGTATAGCATCCTACAGAACGAGGCCTCCCCTGAGCTGAAGCAGAGGATAGATCGTGATCGAAATAAAACTACTTACCAGGTGGACTACTGCGAGTCAG GTCCTGGCGCAAAGTTCGATGGTCTCCAGAGAGCAGCAGATGAGAGTGGCATTGGGCCGTGTGCTCAACCAATGCGGCTGCCCGGAGACCCTTGCAGAGTGGGTCCTAAACCCAGGATGACGACCGCTAAGACGATCTCGAAGCAGGGTGCTGCAACCGCTGGCAGTGATCCGAGGGCGAAATGCG aaaccACATCAGCCACCCCACCGCTGGGCAAATCTGAATATCAAGATGGAGTATCGAAACTCGGCGCTATCATCATGAGGGACAAAATACACAGGAGATAA
- the LOC123876300 gene encoding uncharacterized protein LOC123876300 isoform X2 — translation MQYSRPPDCRCPQYSGGEMPQLPPGKEGGWSRNEIMGQMLDPKLYPVRVGAAPEAPTSRYDQPNAFLDKLQSKYPMLYSILQNEASPELKQRIDRDRNKTTYQVDYCESGPGAKFDGLQRAADESGIGPCAQPMRLPGDPCRVGPKPRMTTAKTISKQGAATAGSDPRAKCETTSATPPLGKSEYQDGVSKLGAIIMRDKIHRR, via the exons ATGCAGTACAGTCGGCCGCCAGACTGCAGATGTCCCCAGTACTCTGGAGGAGAGATGCCACAACTGCCTCCTGGGAAAGAAGGAGGATGGAGTAGAAATGAG ATCATGGGGCAAATGTTGGATCCAAAACTTTATCCAGTCCGTGTGGGAGCAGCCCCTGAAGCGCCAACGTCGCGTTACGACCAACCAAATGCTTTCTTAGATAag CTCCAGTCCAAATACCCGATGCTGTATAGCATCCTACAGAACGAGGCCTCCCCTGAGCTGAAGCAGAGGATAGATCGTGATCGAAATAAAACTACTTACCAGGTGGACTACTGCGAGTCAG GTCCTGGCGCAAAGTTCGATGGTCTCCAGAGAGCAGCAGATGAGAGTGGCATTGGGCCGTGTGCTCAACCAATGCGGCTGCCCGGAGACCCTTGCAGAGTGGGTCCTAAACCCAGGATGACGACCGCTAAGACGATCTCGAAGCAGGGTGCTGCAACCGCTGGCAGTGATCCGAGGGCGAAATGCG aaaccACATCAGCCACCCCACCGCTGGGCAAATCTGAATATCAAGATGGAGTATCGAAACTCGGCGCTATCATCATGAGGGACAAAATACACAGGAGATAA